GGTATACAATCTCAATCCAATTAGCCTCCTCGTCTACGAATGTTACTTATAAATCAAAGTCATTAGCAATACAAAAAAATACTATGATCGACCTTTTTTCAAAATTACGCAACTCGGATTGCAGTCTTCGGCAGAATGCCTCTAACACCTATGTCCACCGCCTGCTGAGCCGCAGCTATCTGCTGTTTTTCCTGGCCTTTTTACAGCTTATTGTCAATGAATCCTATCGCCGAGTATTGGTCTCTTGGAATATGGAGGTTCGATTTGCGGATATTCTGATTGCCCCGATTGTTTGGAGCTTGGTCGTTTATTTATTACTTGCAGCCATCCCGAGCCGTCGGTTATATCGAGGCATTATGTGGCCCGTGATCCTGATCGCAACGCTTATGTACGTAGTAGAGATGTACCTGCTCAGGTGCTACGGGACTGTTTTTATCCCCTATATAGCTACTGCATTTCTTGCTACTACATCAGCCGAGGCCAGTGCATTCTGGCGAGAGGCTTTCTCTTGGAGCGATATTGGTCATGTCGCAGGTTGGTATGCGATCGTTTGGCTTGTGAGTCTAACCCTCGGTCGGCTACTACATCTACTCCCAAGCAGACCTAAATTTCTCTTTCCTCTACTGCTTCTGTTTCTTAGCCCAATACTCTATGCAGCAGTTTGGCACTATCCTAAAGCTCTTGATCAGCTCTCCGAAGATAGAGGCTATGCTTTCTCCTATCCGACAGCTGCACCTTGTGAGAGGTTGGTATGGAGCATCTCGCAGAGCTTGATGGAAGGCAAAGAGATCAATGCCCTTTTCGATCGCATTAACTCCAGTACAAAGAGAGATATGGTTACCAAAGTCTCCCCTAAAGCGCCACACACGGTAGTGCTCGTTCTGGGTGAGTCAGCCCGACCTGATTATATGCATAGCTATGGTTATCCTCTGGAGAATACCCCCCGATTGGATAGTCTGCTTGCATCCGGTGCTGCTGTACAATTCGACGATGTGGTCAGTGCCAAGCCTAATACTCAAGGTTCGATTGCAGCGATGATGTCTATTGGAGAAAGCCGTGCAGGAGGAAAATGGTATGACGATCCTATGCTGATACCGCTACTCCGCTCCGCCGGTTACTATACCTTCTGGCTGAGTGCTCAGGAAAAACTGGGCTTTGCAGTGCAAAATGTCACAGCCATCGCCAAACTTTCGGACAGTACCCTTTTCGTCTTCAGAGGGATGGATGATGTGGTATTACCCAATCTCATGCAACGAGCCGAGTATCAAAATCTATTTGAGGTGGTACATCTGAGTGGCTCACATGTATCCTATCAGGATCGTTACCCCTCTGAATTCGGCAAATTCACCTCGGAAAACCTTCCCTCTCATCATGACGAATCAAAGGATGCAGTCGTGGCGCACTATGTCAATAGTCTGTACTACACGGATTATATCCTCGGCGAGATTGAGCGAAAATACGCAAATGAAGATGCGATTATCATCTACCTTTCGGATCACGGGCAGGTACTCTATGATGCACCCAACAACCCCAATCTGGTCGGCCATTCATTTAGCCAACAAGGTGTATCTATCCCTCTGTTTATCTATCTCAGTCCATCTATGAGAGCCAAATACCCGGAGCTTATCCCTCGATTGCAATCCATTAGGAGCCGACGCATCATGACCGATGTCCTGCCCTATGCTATTATGGGACTCTTAGGAATAGAATCTCCTCTCTACAATCCGGAGCTGGACTTTTGGGGCACCGGTTATGATGAACATCGCCCTCGTGTTATATACACGGATGATTCATCTTTGGTTATTGACTGATTCGATATCGCTTATCGATCTTTGTACACAGAACCACCCTCAAGGGCGTTCGACACTTAGCTTTGAACTCAGAGCACCTCATGGATGACTGAGTCAGTCTCATGGTTTTGAACAAATAAGAAGAAAGGATTGCTTTTGGGAAATATGCCCCCACGAAGCAATAATACCTCAAAGAGCAAACCGGTGTACACCCCATAGTGTCCTAAACGTTTTTGAGTACAGAACACTGTAGTTCAGATCGAATCTTTTTCCACTTTGGATAGCTTGGCAAACCGAAGTAACAGACGTTTGCGTCCTACCTGCTGAAACGAAACCTCAGCCTTGGCATTATCGCCTTCTCCTTCGAGGGATTCGATGATTCCTATTCCGAAGCGCGCATGTGCCACTGTGTCGTCCACGCACAAATCTCCTATCTGCTGATGAACCATTCGCTCCTCATGAACAGGAGAGGAGCCGACGCGTACCAGCCGTCTGCGAATCGGCTCCGGCTGAGGCAATCTTTCGAAAGCATCGCTCCGAGAAAAATGGATGGGAAGTTCGTCACCTTGGCTGTGCCCTCCTAACATTTCTTGTGGCACACGTCGCTCAACGTATGCATCATCAAGTTCTTGTAAGAAGCGGCTCGGACGCGAACGCTCTGTTCGTCCGTTTCGGGAGCGTTCCGCAGCAAAACTGATATGACAGGATTCTTTGGCACGAGTGATAGCCACATAGAAGAGACGACGCTCTTCCTCAAGACCCTGTTCGGTAGCATTCATCATCGAAGGGAAAAGATTTTCTTCCATACCAACGATAAAAATATGCTTGAACTCAAGTCCCTTTGCAGCATGTACCGTCATCAGGGTGACATAATCTCCGACCACTCCTTCGGTATCTTGGTCCGTCAGGAGTACAACCTCGTTTAGGAACGTTCCCAAGGAGGGTTTCTCTCCCCTTTCTTCGGCGTAAGAAGTGCCGTATTCCTCAATGCCGTTGAGCAATTCTTTGAGGTTTTCCTGCCGACTTATTCCCTCGATACTTTTGTCAGAAAAAATTTCTGCCGAGATCCCGCTCCGTTTGACCACATCGGCTGCTTGTTCGTACAAAGATTCGTATTCGGACTCCTGAAGTTCACGGATGAGGGAAACGAACTCACCAAGACGGCGTCGGGCTGTAGCACTAAGATCGGGAAAACCCTTCTGCGATTCGGACAGCACGTCCCACAACGAACGAGAAGAAGCCGTGGCTATCTCGTTAAGACGAGACAGAGTGGTATCTCCTATTCCTCGCTTGGGATAATTGATTACACGCCTGAGTGCTTCGTCATCATTGGGATTTACGATTAGACGAAAATAGGCCAGGACGTCCTTGATCTCTTTTCGCGAATAGAACGAAAGCCCACCGTATATACGAAAAGGGATATTGTGTTTGCGAAGTGCTTCCTCGAAAACTCGGCTCTGCGCATTAGTGCGGTACAGAATGGCGAAATCGGAATAAGGACAATACTCTTGCATGCGTCGCTCGACGATCGAATCCGCTACCGTATAAGCCTCCAAATACCCCGACAGACAACCCGTCAGGCGAATACGCTCACCTACTTGTTTGTTCGAAAAAACTTGCTTGGGGATTCGCCCCTCATTGTAAGCAATCAAGCTATTGGCAGCATTGACGATGCTCTGTGTACTCCGATAGTTCTCCTCAAGTTTGAAAAGTTTGCTCCCGGGGAACGACTTTGAAAAGCCCAGAATGTTTTCCACTTTGGCTCCACGGAAACTGTATATACTCTGAGCATCATCCCCCACGACGAATACCTTGCCTTTCTCCCCCATCAACTGCCTGGCAATCAAATACTGTGCAAAGTTGGTATCCTGATATTCGTCGATCAATAAATAATCGATGCGGTCACGGTAGGTCTGCAAGACATCCGGAAAATCACGAAAAAGGACATTGATTTTGAAAAGTAGATCATCGAAATCCATGGCATTATTCTGCTTGCACAGAATGGTATAGAGAGAATAAATCTCTGCCATCCGAGGCATTCGACAGTCTATATCATATCGGGAGAGATCCTTATTGGCAGCATACGATTCGGGAGAGATCAGCTGATTCTTAGCCATCGATATACGATGTTGTACAGCGTTGAGACGATATACCTTATCATCGATATTCATGCGCTTCATCACATGACGCAGCAAGCTCTTGGTATCGTTCGTATCGTATATGCTGAAGTCGCGAGTATATCCGAGGTGTATCGCATTCTCTCTAAGTATACGAGAGAAAACGGAATGGAATGTACCCATCTGTATCCTGTAAGCAGTAGGTCCGATCTCGCTTGCCACACGTTCTTTCATCTCTTTGGCAGCTTTGTTCGTAAAGGTCAGTGCCATCAGCCTTGCGGGATCGTAGCCGGAGCGAATCAGGTGCAGCAATTTATAAACGAGTACCCGTGTTTTGCCGGAGCCTGCCCCGGCTATCACCAAGGCAGGCCCGTCATTATAAAGAACGGCAGCCTTTTGGCTGTCGTTCAATGATGAGAGATAATCTTCGGACATTACGATGCCCCGACAATCATACTGATTCTTTTAAGAAATACTTCTCGCAGCGTATCATTCGAGAGAACACGATTAAGATGACGCAGGAGTTTGTCTATCTCTTCTTCCGCATCAGTACCATGCAGCAAAATTTCTGCCGTACGGATAGGAGGAAGCATTTCGTTCATTTCTCTAATCGAATCGGATGTGTACAAGAACATGAAGTCGCGCACATCATCAGGCAGATTGGAGCCATCATTTCTAAGCGGGAAGATAGGACGATAGTCTCGGATAAAGCGATAGAACGGGCCTAAGATAAAGGGATCTATATGCTGTACCACAGAGGAGAACTGAACAGGGGTGAGATCTTCGATGGTCTCCAGATTCATATAAAGATGGTCGATCTGCATCCTCTTGATAGCCACCGAAACGGGATCGCGCCACTCCTTCAAACGAGTGGCCTGCTCCACAAACATGAACGTACAAGGGGGAACATTATTAGCCACCTTCTTGACAAAGGCAGATGCATGCATCACCTCAATGGGCAAACGGCGAAGAGCAGGATTGGCAAAGGCATTGCGCCAAAGGATGAAGCGCTGGGGATCATTGATAATCACATATCCCGTAGCCCCGGGCTGATCGCGCAAATATACATCGGCAAGAGCAACGACTTCGCGGACAATTACATCAGAAGGAAGACCGACCATCACACCATGTCCTTCATATGCCAAATCGTACACATGCCTACGCATTTCTTCCGGCATATCGGCCGTGTATTCATTATCGACACGCTTATCAGGATTGGTCTCACGTAAATAATCTTGCCACTCCATCCTGCGACAATGCTCCTGGGTCAGATCAAATACATCTTCATAACAACGGAATGAAGCAGCTATATCCTTGGCCTCATCACAAATCTGCGGTAAGAAGCTGTAGTTCTCAGGAGGCAAAGTGCCCGATTCATCGAAAAAGCGAGCACGCAAGGCCTCGAAGCGAGCCGTTTCTTCACGTCCAACACGCATCTTGATGCTACGTCCGCCTTTATAGCTTACATAGATGGAGCTATACTCAGGCGTATAGTCAAATTCGCCCCAAGGATAACCGGGTACCTGATCTTGAAGAAAGAGTGTTACTGCCTCGATATGCTTGCATGTTCCAAGCCCATTCGTTCTAAAATCGAGACAAGAACAATAATTCCGTTCGCTCCGAACACCACGGAATGCAACTCGGTATCGGTTGCGGCCGTTTGCGACCAAATAATCGCCCCATATCCGATTCTCATCCAAATGTTCAACATCGAAAGGATTCTGTTCAGCAAATTCTCTTCTTAATCCTACTTGCCACTCTTCTACGGTCATGCCTTCCGGACAAAACCGATTAGACAATTTCTGTTCTTTCATTGAATAAACCTTCTTTTACTTTACATTATATATTGTCTGCAGAATTCATGTGTACAGTATCAATCCGGCCTTTTTCGAATTCGGCTTTCACAAATTGAGCTGTATAACTATTCTTGCATTCTATTATATCCTCCATTTTCCCTTGGTAAAGCAACTGTCCACCACCTGCTCCTCCCTCCGGTCCTATATCAATCAAATAATCCGCACAGCGGATCACATCCAAATTATGTTCGATCACTATTACCGTATTCCCTCTCTCTATCAGTCGATTAAGGATCCCCAACAAAACGCGTACATCTTCGAAATGTAAGCCCGTAGTCGGTTCATCTAATACATAGAGTGTATTTCCCGTGTCACGTTTACTCAGCTCGGTAGATAATTTAACACGTTGACACTCTCCTCCCGACAAAGTCGAGGATGGTTGTCCCAGTTTGATATAGCCCAAACCGACCTCCTGTAAAACGGAAAGCTTGGATAAAATATGAGGTACATGTTCGAAAAATTCGACAGCCTTATTGATAGTCATATCCAAAACATCCGCAATGGATTTTCCTTTGTAACGGACTTCGAGTGTCTCCCTGTTGTATCGCTTTCCCCAGCATCCCTCACACGGAGCAAATACATCGGGCAAAAAATTCATTTCGATCGTCTTGTAGCCATTACCCTTACAAACCTCACAGCGTCCGCCTTTGACGTTGAAAGAAAAACGCCCCGGCTTATATCCACGAGCTTTACTCTCGGGCAGACCGACAAAAAGAGCGCGAATATCGGTAAACAATCCCGTATATGTGGCTGCATTGCTTCTAAGCGTCCGCCCGATAGGACTTTGGTCTACGGCTATTATCTTATCTATATGCTCTAACCCCTCTATGCGGTCATAGGGCATCGGATCCTGCAAAGAGCGGTACAGCTTTTGGCTGATAGCAGGGAATAGAGTCTTATTGATCAATGTACTTTTCCCACTACCGGAGACCCCGGTAACACATATAAATACCCCCAGCGGAAAGATAACGTCTATATTCTGCAGGTTATTGCCTTTGGCTCCAAATAATTTTATCGTTTTCCCACTACCATCTCTCCTGCCGATCGACTTTTCTATACGCTTTCGTCCACTTATATAATCGGCAGTCAGGGTATTAGCCTGCACCATCTCTTCCGGACTACCTGCAAACACCACTTCACCACCATGTCTGCCGGCTCGTGGTCCTAAGTCTATTACATAGTCGGCGTGCAGCATCATATCCTGATCATGCTCCACCACTACCACTGTATTGCCTATATCACGCAAATCCTGAAGCGAATGAATCAACCGAAGATTGTCCCTTTGGTGAAGACCGATACTCGGTTCATCCAATATGTACAAGACCTCAACCAGTTTGCTCCCGATCTGCGTAGCCAAACGAATACGCTGGCTTTCTCCTCCGGATAAGGATGCTGCAGCTCGGTTCATCGTCAAGTACTCCAACCCCACATCTTTAAGAAACCCCAAGCGTGTCCGTATCTCTTTCAGTATTTCTATAGAAATAGCCCGTTGCGTATCCAAAAGATGTTCATCCAGAGAATCTACCCATTCAATAAGAGTCTTGATGTCCATTGCATTCACTTCTGCAATGTCCTTGCCGGCCAAACGATAGGACAGAGCTTCTTTGTTCAGACGCTTGCCGGCACAGTCGGGGCAAGTTGTAGTCTTGAGAAACTGATCTGCCCATTTCTGCGCAGTAGCCGAAGCATCCGATTCTTCTGCCTGCATCAATATATACTTAGCCACGCCATCGAAGCTGAGAGCATACCTCGACTGCCCCAAAGCTTTGTTGTTTATGGTCAGTAGTTCGTCTGTACCATATAGGATATCCTCGATCAACTCTTCCGGCAAATCGCGCAAAGGCGTTTTGATCGTCACATCGTACTTCTCGCACAATGCCTCTATTTGCCAAAAGAAAAGATTGTTTTTGTATTTGCCCAATGGCTCAATGCCACCTTCGTATATACTCTTCTCACGAGATGGAATGATCTTGTCCATATCCGGCAGATTCACTTCGCCCAAGCCCTTACAGCGCGGGCAATAGCCATGAGGGGAATTGAAACTGAAATTGTGCGGAGCCGGATCGCTATACGAAATTCCCGTATCAGGACACATCATCATCCGACTAAAACGTCCCACTTCGTTTTTTTCCGAATCCAACACCATCACAAGCCCTTCGCCTTCACGCATAGCCAATGCCAAGCTCTCCGCTATACGTTTGCTTTGATTCGATGCTACGCACAGCTTGTCGATCTGCACTTCGACGTCATGTATTTTATAGCGATCAAGCTTCATCCCATGCAAAATCTCGCGAATCTCACCATCCACGCGTACGTGCAGATAGCCTTTCTTACGAAGCCTTTCGAATAGCTCCTTATAATGCCCCTTACGCGAGCGAACCACCGGGGCTAACAAAGCTATCTTACGGCCATCATACTTTTCCAAAATGAGGTGGAAGATTTGCTCCTCGGTGTATTTCACCATCTTCTTTCCTCCGGCATAAGAATAAGCCTCAGCAGCACGAGCATAGAGCAAACGAAAGAAGTCGTACACCTCTGTAACGGTACCGACAGTCGATCTCGGATTCCGATTGGTCGTCTTCTGTTCTATGGAAATGACCGGACTCAGCCCTTTTATCTCGTCCACGTCGGGGCGCTCCATACCACCACCGAGGAAATTCCGCGCATAAGCCGAAAAAGTTTCTATGTACCGTCGCTGTCCTTCGGCAAAAAGGGTATCGAAAGCCAATGACGACTTTCCGCTGCCACTCATTCCCGTGATGACTGTAAGGCTATGACGCGGAATGCACACATCGATATTCTTCAGATTGTGCACCCGTGCTCCATAGACTTCCACAGCATCGTGTCGAGCTATCTTGTCTTTTACGTTTATAACTGTATCGTGCATATATTTCCGACCACTTCCTCATACATTGCTCATAGCATTAGAACAATCGGAAAGGTCGATTCGTTTTTTGCTATCGTGGGAGGTTTCCCCCCAAAGGTATTTCGTATGCAGGTCGGAGTATATTGATATCCCCTTTTCGCTTGTATTTGATTCCGTCCGCTCCTTCTGCCTCGATCACATAATAGTACACGCCCGTAGGCATCATCTTGCCTCTGTACTTGCCGTCCCAACCTTCATCCGGATTGGTCCAACGAAATATCTGCTTTCCCCAGCTATCGAATATACGCCCGTCAAAATGAACAAGAGAGGAATGCTTCACTCGGAATACATCGTTTACACCAGGACTACCGTAAGGGCTGAAAGCATTGGGCACAATCAGACTGGACTCTGCCACCTTAAAATAGTTTTCCAGCAAAACCTCATCAGTACAAGTCCCCGTTCTGTTAGTTGCCTGTAGCAGAATGCTATATATGCCGGCCTGGCGGAATGTAAACTCCGTAGAAATTCCATTATAGACAAGGACACTGTTTTCAGCCCCCTCCTCCGTCCGATAGATACGCCAGACAAAATTGGCAGCCGAAGGCTCATTGCCGTATGCAGCAAGCATCACGGTAAAAGGAGCCGACACGAGAGAAGCATCTCCCTCTTCGGGCGTATTATCTCCTATTGCGCTCCCGCCATCCACCTTGTCCACGAAAGCATACACTTCTACTTTCGGTGTCAGAATTTCATCCGTGGCGACGGCAGTGAAAGGCAGCGATAGCTCCTTAGTAAAGCGATCGCCATGGATCGTGTAAACGGCATCTGCCAACGATGCCGACACCACAAGAGTTCGTTCGTCATCCGATGCTTCAACCTCAACTTCCTTGGTGGAAGGTCGAAACAGGCGAGCTTCGGCATCCCATTCCATATCCGGATAGGAAATTTGCACATGTCGATCCAAGCGACGGGGTATACCATTCGGCTGAAAATAGGGAATAGGCCGGATGGCTGCATCCACAGCTAAGTCCATCGAGATACAGGGAGAGGTCTCGGAGGGTTTCCCCGTAACAGCGGAAATAAATAAGGCATAGTCAGCATAGTTGCTTATCCAATAGTACTGAGGCAGTCTTCCATCTCCGGACACGAAATAACCACAGTTGAGCTGAGGAGCGGTCAGTGTCCACATACCATCCGAATATGTAGATGTAGTCACTTCTTCCGCTTCGATAGCTTTGGTCGTATAGCGATACAACTTTCCTGTACCTGCTCCGGCAAAACGCAGAATGACAGATGCGGGATTCAGTGTATGCAGCATAAAAACCTGCAAGCGATTGGGTGAATCATCCAGAGCTTTCATACTCGGTGCACCGACTATCTGTAACTGTGCCTTTGCTGTGCCGAAAGCTAACATGGAGAGCAAACACAGCTTTAAGAGTGTACACAACTGATTATTTCCTTTCATCCGATTGTTTTTCTTTTTTATCCGGCCAATGATTTTATTCGTGAGAGCGAATGGAAAGAAGGAAGAGCACGAGAGATGCCCGGCTGACAGAGCATCAGTATTCCATTGTCTTGGCAAAGACGAAGTTCTTGAGCGACGTACAATCCGAAGAGTTCAGCGTAGCACTCGTTCCTTCCCACTCCTTACTGCCATGACGGATGTAGATGATCTTGTCCCCGATTGTCTTCACGGAGTTCATGTCATGAGTATTGACTACTGTGGTAATACCATGCTCTTGTGTAAGACTATGTATAAGATCGTCTATTACGAGCGAAGTCTTCGGATCCAAACCGGAGTTAGGCTCGTCACAAAAGAGATACTTCGGCCCCAAAGCAATCGCACGGGCAATGGCAGCCCGTTTCATCATACCGCCACTAATTTCGCTGGGATACTTATGTCTGGCATCGGAAAGCCCCACCCGATGCAATAGATACTTAGCCCTCTCTCGACGGACTGCCGGCTTATCGCTCGAAAACATATTCATCGGGAACATAACGTTCTCCATGACAGTCATACTGTCGAAGAGCGCAGAACCCTGAAAAAGCATACCGACTTCGCGCCGCAGAATTTTCAGCTCACGCTCACTCATAACCGTAATATCTCGACCATCATACAATACCTCTCCCGATGTAGGAGCAATAAGCCCGATGATGCACTTCAGCAGGACGGTCTTACCCGCTCCACTGCGTCCGATGATCAGATTGGTTTTGCCCGTCTCGAATGTCGCCGAGATATTGTTGAGTACTTTCTTGTCTTCAAACTGCTTACTGACTTCTCTGACTTCGATCATAATACGTTAGTATAACATTTACGCAAGCAATAAATTCGTGAGGAGTAAATCCGCCACAAGCACCAATATACTGCACTGAACCACAGCGTTGGTACTTGCTTTCCCCACCTGCAATGCTCCACCTTTCACCGTATGAGACCATTGCACGGCGATTGGTGTGTATTTTGTTTATTAATTCATTGTATAATAGGGAGTTATTTTGTATATTTGAGTATTAAAAACAGCATAATATTCCTCCCATGGCATACCAATCCAAGAATACCGATGAACATGTAACATTTGCAGACGCACTCCTTTCAAAGCGTTATCGCAAAGCACAAAACGACTTCCTCAATCAGGTTGACACGCTTATCGATTGGCGTCCGATCAGGACGCTGATCAACAAGAAATACACGAAGCGACAAAATGCCATCGGCGCCCCGGCTTATGACGTGATTCTCTTATTCAAGATGTTGCTTTTGGAGACATGGTACAACCTCAGTGATTGTGCTTTGGAGGAGCGCATCAATGATTCAATCACCTTTTCCCGATTCTTGGGACTGAAGATGGAAGAGGTATCTCCCGACCACAGCACCATCAGTCGATTTCGTTCGGCACTGACAGAGTTGGGTCTCATGGACAAACT
This genomic stretch from Porphyromonas gingivalis ATCC 33277 harbors:
- a CDS encoding phosphoethanolamine transferase, whose protein sequence is MIDLFSKLRNSDCSLRQNASNTYVHRLLSRSYLLFFLAFLQLIVNESYRRVLVSWNMEVRFADILIAPIVWSLVVYLLLAAIPSRRLYRGIMWPVILIATLMYVVEMYLLRCYGTVFIPYIATAFLATTSAEASAFWREAFSWSDIGHVAGWYAIVWLVSLTLGRLLHLLPSRPKFLFPLLLLFLSPILYAAVWHYPKALDQLSEDRGYAFSYPTAAPCERLVWSISQSLMEGKEINALFDRINSSTKRDMVTKVSPKAPHTVVLVLGESARPDYMHSYGYPLENTPRLDSLLASGAAVQFDDVVSAKPNTQGSIAAMMSIGESRAGGKWYDDPMLIPLLRSAGYYTFWLSAQEKLGFAVQNVTAIAKLSDSTLFVFRGMDDVVLPNLMQRAEYQNLFEVVHLSGSHVSYQDRYPSEFGKFTSENLPSHHDESKDAVVAHYVNSLYYTDYILGEIERKYANEDAIIIYLSDHGQVLYDAPNNPNLVGHSFSQQGVSIPLFIYLSPSMRAKYPELIPRLQSIRSRRIMTDVLPYAIMGLLGIESPLYNPELDFWGTGYDEHRPRVIYTDDSSLVID
- a CDS encoding ATP-dependent helicase; amino-acid sequence: MSEDYLSSLNDSQKAAVLYNDGPALVIAGAGSGKTRVLVYKLLHLIRSGYDPARLMALTFTNKAAKEMKERVASEIGPTAYRIQMGTFHSVFSRILRENAIHLGYTRDFSIYDTNDTKSLLRHVMKRMNIDDKVYRLNAVQHRISMAKNQLISPESYAANKDLSRYDIDCRMPRMAEIYSLYTILCKQNNAMDFDDLLFKINVLFRDFPDVLQTYRDRIDYLLIDEYQDTNFAQYLIARQLMGEKGKVFVVGDDAQSIYSFRGAKVENILGFSKSFPGSKLFKLEENYRSTQSIVNAANSLIAYNEGRIPKQVFSNKQVGERIRLTGCLSGYLEAYTVADSIVERRMQEYCPYSDFAILYRTNAQSRVFEEALRKHNIPFRIYGGLSFYSRKEIKDVLAYFRLIVNPNDDEALRRVINYPKRGIGDTTLSRLNEIATASSRSLWDVLSESQKGFPDLSATARRRLGEFVSLIRELQESEYESLYEQAADVVKRSGISAEIFSDKSIEGISRQENLKELLNGIEEYGTSYAEERGEKPSLGTFLNEVVLLTDQDTEGVVGDYVTLMTVHAAKGLEFKHIFIVGMEENLFPSMMNATEQGLEEERRLFYVAITRAKESCHISFAAERSRNGRTERSRPSRFLQELDDAYVERRVPQEMLGGHSQGDELPIHFSRSDAFERLPQPEPIRRRLVRVGSSPVHEERMVHQQIGDLCVDDTVAHARFGIGIIESLEGEGDNAKAEVSFQQVGRKRLLLRFAKLSKVEKDSI
- a CDS encoding SWIM zinc finger family protein, with translation MKEQKLSNRFCPEGMTVEEWQVGLRREFAEQNPFDVEHLDENRIWGDYLVANGRNRYRVAFRGVRSERNYCSCLDFRTNGLGTCKHIEAVTLFLQDQVPGYPWGEFDYTPEYSSIYVSYKGGRSIKMRVGREETARFEALRARFFDESGTLPPENYSFLPQICDEAKDIAASFRCYEDVFDLTQEHCRRMEWQDYLRETNPDKRVDNEYTADMPEEMRRHVYDLAYEGHGVMVGLPSDVIVREVVALADVYLRDQPGATGYVIINDPQRFILWRNAFANPALRRLPIEVMHASAFVKKVANNVPPCTFMFVEQATRLKEWRDPVSVAIKRMQIDHLYMNLETIEDLTPVQFSSVVQHIDPFILGPFYRFIRDYRPIFPLRNDGSNLPDDVRDFMFLYTSDSIREMNEMLPPIRTAEILLHGTDAEEEIDKLLRHLNRVLSNDTLREVFLKRISMIVGAS
- the uvrA gene encoding excinuclease ABC subunit UvrA, with amino-acid sequence MHDTVINVKDKIARHDAVEVYGARVHNLKNIDVCIPRHSLTVITGMSGSGKSSLAFDTLFAEGQRRYIETFSAYARNFLGGGMERPDVDEIKGLSPVISIEQKTTNRNPRSTVGTVTEVYDFFRLLYARAAEAYSYAGGKKMVKYTEEQIFHLILEKYDGRKIALLAPVVRSRKGHYKELFERLRKKGYLHVRVDGEIREILHGMKLDRYKIHDVEVQIDKLCVASNQSKRIAESLALAMREGEGLVMVLDSEKNEVGRFSRMMMCPDTGISYSDPAPHNFSFNSPHGYCPRCKGLGEVNLPDMDKIIPSREKSIYEGGIEPLGKYKNNLFFWQIEALCEKYDVTIKTPLRDLPEELIEDILYGTDELLTINNKALGQSRYALSFDGVAKYILMQAEESDASATAQKWADQFLKTTTCPDCAGKRLNKEALSYRLAGKDIAEVNAMDIKTLIEWVDSLDEHLLDTQRAISIEILKEIRTRLGFLKDVGLEYLTMNRAAASLSGGESQRIRLATQIGSKLVEVLYILDEPSIGLHQRDNLRLIHSLQDLRDIGNTVVVVEHDQDMMLHADYVIDLGPRAGRHGGEVVFAGSPEEMVQANTLTADYISGRKRIEKSIGRRDGSGKTIKLFGAKGNNLQNIDVIFPLGVFICVTGVSGSGKSTLINKTLFPAISQKLYRSLQDPMPYDRIEGLEHIDKIIAVDQSPIGRTLRSNAATYTGLFTDIRALFVGLPESKARGYKPGRFSFNVKGGRCEVCKGNGYKTIEMNFLPDVFAPCEGCWGKRYNRETLEVRYKGKSIADVLDMTINKAVEFFEHVPHILSKLSVLQEVGLGYIKLGQPSSTLSGGECQRVKLSTELSKRDTGNTLYVLDEPTTGLHFEDVRVLLGILNRLIERGNTVIVIEHNLDVIRCADYLIDIGPEGGAGGGQLLYQGKMEDIIECKNSYTAQFVKAEFEKGRIDTVHMNSADNI
- a CDS encoding T9SS C-terminal target domain-containing protein, with product MKGNNQLCTLLKLCLLSMLAFGTAKAQLQIVGAPSMKALDDSPNRLQVFMLHTLNPASVILRFAGAGTGKLYRYTTKAIEAEEVTTSTYSDGMWTLTAPQLNCGYFVSGDGRLPQYYWISNYADYALFISAVTGKPSETSPCISMDLAVDAAIRPIPYFQPNGIPRRLDRHVQISYPDMEWDAEARLFRPSTKEVEVEASDDERTLVVSASLADAVYTIHGDRFTKELSLPFTAVATDEILTPKVEVYAFVDKVDGGSAIGDNTPEEGDASLVSAPFTVMLAAYGNEPSAANFVWRIYRTEEGAENSVLVYNGISTEFTFRQAGIYSILLQATNRTGTCTDEVLLENYFKVAESSLIVPNAFSPYGSPGVNDVFRVKHSSLVHFDGRIFDSWGKQIFRWTNPDEGWDGKYRGKMMPTGVYYYVIEAEGADGIKYKRKGDINILRPAYEIPLGGNLPR
- a CDS encoding ABC transporter ATP-binding protein, translated to MIEVREVSKQFEDKKVLNNISATFETGKTNLIIGRSGAGKTVLLKCIIGLIAPTSGEVLYDGRDITVMSERELKILRREVGMLFQGSALFDSMTVMENVMFPMNMFSSDKPAVRRERAKYLLHRVGLSDARHKYPSEISGGMMKRAAIARAIALGPKYLFCDEPNSGLDPKTSLVIDDLIHSLTQEHGITTVVNTHDMNSVKTIGDKIIYIRHGSKEWEGTSATLNSSDCTSLKNFVFAKTMEY